A portion of the Nitratidesulfovibrio termitidis HI1 genome contains these proteins:
- a CDS encoding methyl-accepting chemotaxis protein yields the protein MLFTRSLGAKVQMLVVGTAVMVFTALFLTNSYWQRETTLHLIHDSSARTAQILLEAINDPMSKGNDEGTEEKFNAIAARYPTVSVHLADFRGGITYSTRNEAVRTPMKDVVRDPRFAALFDTALQKPVDEGQLLELGGTPYYTEIKTIPNAPECHHCHGASQPILGAMVMLQDISADAALLRTRQWQGGALSLAGMLALTAVLSLFMRRAVVGRVRTIAGVSGEIERGNYAVAFTDDSRDELGVLSANLASMVSTIRNQLEYNKSVLGGIIVPLAVMDKAGHIEFANQPMCAILGSACKDLMGLSLREVLEKGGQDCTLQCDPVTQVLSTGTSTSGMLRYVRRDGVGFPLHYEASPLRDTAGQAVGVITVMIDLTQEEEDKVRIETQRRNLLEVAEEVTGVARALSDAAGELSVRMGELARNVIESTDETAQVATAMDEMNATVVEVTRNASATAEAADLANREAQQGGSEMQATVAETRQVAERAAGLATSLNDLAARADNIGRVIDVINEIADQTNLLALNAAIEAARAGDAGRGFAVVADEVRKLAEKTMTATKEVEHAIKDIQTGTAQAVDEMTLTRGQVEATADKAEGTGEALGRIVRRAVNIADMVRNIATASEQQSATSDEINRNVTRINDLSRDIADRIHTAEASINEVSGMARRLGELVERFRQ from the coding sequence ATGCTGTTCACCCGTTCGCTGGGCGCCAAGGTGCAAATGCTCGTCGTGGGCACCGCGGTCATGGTCTTCACGGCATTGTTCCTCACCAACTCCTACTGGCAACGGGAAACCACCCTCCACCTCATCCACGATTCCTCCGCCCGTACCGCCCAGATCCTGCTCGAGGCCATCAACGACCCCATGTCCAAGGGCAACGACGAAGGCACCGAGGAAAAATTCAACGCCATCGCCGCGCGCTATCCCACCGTCAGCGTGCATCTTGCCGATTTCCGGGGGGGCATCACCTATTCCACCCGGAACGAGGCCGTCCGCACGCCCATGAAGGACGTGGTGCGCGACCCGCGCTTTGCCGCGCTGTTCGACACCGCGCTGCAAAAGCCCGTGGACGAGGGGCAATTGCTGGAACTGGGCGGCACGCCGTACTACACCGAGATCAAGACCATCCCCAACGCGCCGGAATGCCATCACTGTCACGGCGCCAGCCAGCCCATCCTAGGGGCCATGGTCATGCTGCAGGACATTTCCGCCGACGCGGCCCTGCTGCGCACCCGCCAATGGCAGGGCGGGGCCCTTTCGCTGGCGGGCATGCTGGCCCTTACAGCCGTGCTCTCGCTGTTCATGCGCCGGGCCGTGGTGGGCCGGGTGCGCACCATCGCCGGGGTGAGCGGCGAAATCGAACGCGGCAACTACGCCGTTGCCTTCACCGATGATTCCCGCGACGAACTGGGCGTGCTGTCCGCGAACCTGGCGTCCATGGTTTCCACAATCCGCAACCAGCTGGAATACAACAAATCCGTGCTTGGCGGCATCATCGTGCCACTGGCGGTCATGGACAAGGCGGGGCACATCGAGTTCGCCAACCAGCCCATGTGCGCCATCCTGGGGTCCGCCTGCAAGGACCTGATGGGACTTTCATTGCGCGAGGTACTGGAAAAGGGCGGGCAGGACTGCACCCTGCAATGCGACCCGGTGACCCAGGTGCTGTCCACCGGCACCAGCACCAGCGGCATGCTGCGCTACGTGCGGCGGGACGGGGTGGGCTTTCCGCTGCACTACGAGGCATCGCCCCTGCGCGACACCGCCGGGCAGGCCGTGGGGGTCATCACCGTGATGATCGACCTGACCCAGGAAGAAGAAGACAAGGTCCGCATAGAAACCCAGCGCCGCAACCTGCTGGAAGTGGCCGAGGAAGTGACCGGGGTGGCCCGCGCCCTGTCCGATGCCGCCGGTGAACTTTCCGTGCGCATGGGCGAACTGGCCCGCAACGTCATCGAATCCACCGACGAGACGGCCCAGGTGGCCACGGCCATGGACGAAATGAACGCCACGGTGGTGGAGGTCACCCGCAACGCCTCGGCCACGGCAGAGGCCGCCGACCTTGCCAACCGCGAGGCGCAGCAGGGCGGCAGCGAGATGCAGGCCACCGTGGCCGAAACGCGCCAGGTGGCCGAACGGGCCGCCGGGCTGGCCACCTCGCTCAACGATCTGGCGGCGCGGGCCGACAACATCGGCCGGGTCATCGACGTGATCAACGAAATAGCCGACCAGACCAACCTGCTGGCGCTGAACGCCGCCATCGAGGCGGCCCGCGCCGGGGATGCCGGACGCGGATTCGCGGTGGTGGCCGACGAGGTGCGCAAGCTGGCAGAAAAGACCATGACCGCCACCAAGGAAGTGGAGCACGCCATCAAGGACATCCAGACCGGCACGGCCCAGGCCGTGGACGAGATGACCCTCACGCGCGGCCAGGTGGAAGCCACGGCGGACAAGGCCGAAGGCACCGGCGAGGCCCTGGGACGCATCGTGCGGCGGGCCGTGAACATTGCCGACATGGTGCGCAACATCGCCACCGCGTCGGAACAGCAATCGGCCACCAGCGACGAGATCAACCGCAACGTCACGCGCATCAACGACCTGTCGCGGGACATCGCCGACCGCATCCACACGGCGGAAGCCTCCATCAACGAGGTGTCCGGCATGGCCCGGCGACTGGGCGAACTGGTGGAACGGTTCCGGCAGTAG
- a CDS encoding TOBE domain-containing protein, with product MHAPLAGIVGALDETQLELMRACIERELEARLGGGASGALLEPGLAGVHSPDADGLGAATLHSIVTALSGVPGMAGGAACPRGATRNGDAAGARSAPQAADVPCPAQSFEVPEGVKHLTSEQLDELTGTFLAWFGAASTPVQRRSRGRLWVAFLMMRHGALRLGEVLALDDTADLDPVRQQVIVRGHGGREIQLPGPVMREVQRVLDDPMMFGLRGRVFRMDQGYVRRKFYERAAECSIPKEYLNPRVIRHSRAVELLRGGVPLKIVQGILGHQSMNQTANYLRFSDDDVRRIVHHYLNKEIRMKTSARNAFTGRVTSVVKDGLLVEVELTTNSGLKVVSVITEESAQNLGVSTGKVMTATVKAPWVILAREENRLKTSARNRYAGKVARVNLSEIAAEVVVDLPEGTTVCALLTVESVKALDLAPGADILVMFKAFSVILNVE from the coding sequence ATGCATGCTCCTTTGGCCGGTATCGTCGGCGCACTGGACGAGACACAACTGGAACTGATGCGGGCCTGCATCGAGCGGGAACTGGAGGCGCGGCTTGGCGGCGGCGCATCCGGCGCGCTTCTTGAGCCAGGCCTGGCTGGCGTTCATTCCCCGGACGCGGACGGCCTTGGCGCGGCAACGCTGCACTCCATCGTCACCGCGTTGTCCGGCGTGCCGGGCATGGCCGGGGGCGCTGCCTGCCCGCGTGGCGCGACCCGGAACGGGGACGCCGCGGGCGCCCGGTCCGCGCCGCAGGCGGCGGACGTGCCCTGCCCCGCCCAGAGCTTCGAGGTGCCGGAAGGGGTCAAGCACCTCACGTCCGAACAACTCGATGAACTGACGGGCACCTTTCTCGCCTGGTTCGGCGCGGCGTCCACCCCGGTGCAGCGCCGGTCGCGCGGGCGGCTGTGGGTGGCCTTTCTGATGATGCGCCACGGCGCGCTGCGCCTTGGCGAGGTGCTGGCCCTGGATGATACAGCCGACCTCGACCCGGTGCGCCAGCAGGTCATCGTGCGCGGACACGGCGGGCGCGAAATCCAGTTGCCCGGCCCGGTCATGCGCGAGGTGCAGCGGGTGCTGGACGACCCCATGATGTTCGGCCTGCGCGGGCGCGTCTTTCGCATGGACCAGGGCTACGTGCGCCGCAAGTTCTACGAGCGCGCGGCGGAATGCTCCATCCCCAAGGAATACCTGAACCCGCGCGTCATCCGGCATTCGCGGGCCGTGGAACTTCTGCGCGGCGGCGTGCCGCTGAAGATCGTGCAGGGCATCCTGGGCCATCAGAGCATGAACCAGACGGCCAACTACCTGCGCTTTTCAGACGATGACGTACGGCGTATCGTGCATCATTACCTGAACAAGGAGATCCGGATGAAGACCAGCGCACGCAACGCGTTCACCGGCAGGGTCACCTCCGTCGTCAAGGACGGGCTGCTGGTGGAGGTGGAACTGACCACCAACAGCGGGCTGAAGGTGGTTTCGGTCATTACCGAGGAAAGCGCCCAGAACCTTGGCGTGAGCACCGGCAAGGTGATGACCGCCACGGTGAAGGCGCCGTGGGTGATTCTGGCCCGCGAGGAAAACCGGCTGAAGACCAGCGCCCGCAACCGCTACGCGGGCAAGGTGGCGCGGGTGAACCTTTCCGAGATCGCCGCCGAGGTGGTGGTGGACCTGCCCGAAGGCACCACCGTGTGCGCCCTGCTGACCGTGGAAAGCGTGAAGGCGCTGGACCTTGCGCCGGGCGCGGATATTCTGGTGATGTTCAAGGCGTTCTCGGTGATCCTGAACGTGGAATAG
- the modB gene encoding molybdate ABC transporter permease subunit, translating to MDFLSPLFAADTLKFSIIVLTLKVAGIATVVSSVLGILTAWCVARRPFPGRTWVDALCALPLVLPPTVIGYYLILLVGRRGLLGPWLAEFGINLMFSWEGAVVAATVVVFPLIYKSARAALEAVDHNLENAARTLGASEWKVFLRVSLPLAWRGILAGVMLAFARGMGEFGATLMIAGNLPGRTQTLSLAIYSAFQAGDDAQALALVIATSLLCMGVLILADKLASGGLSFGRGA from the coding sequence ATGGATTTCCTTTCTCCCCTCTTTGCGGCGGACACGCTGAAGTTCTCCATCATCGTGCTCACGTTGAAGGTGGCGGGCATCGCCACGGTAGTGTCCTCGGTGCTCGGCATCCTGACGGCATGGTGCGTCGCCCGCCGCCCGTTTCCGGGCCGCACCTGGGTGGACGCCCTGTGCGCCCTGCCGCTGGTGCTGCCGCCCACGGTCATCGGCTACTACCTCATCCTGCTGGTGGGGCGGCGCGGCCTGCTGGGGCCGTGGCTGGCCGAATTCGGCATCAACCTGATGTTCTCGTGGGAGGGCGCGGTGGTGGCGGCCACGGTGGTGGTCTTTCCGCTCATCTACAAATCCGCCCGCGCCGCGCTGGAAGCCGTGGACCACAACCTGGAAAATGCGGCCCGCACCCTGGGCGCCTCGGAATGGAAGGTGTTCCTGCGGGTGTCGCTGCCGCTTGCGTGGCGCGGCATTCTGGCCGGGGTCATGCTGGCCTTTGCGCGGGGCATGGGCGAATTCGGCGCCACGCTGATGATCGCGGGCAACCTGCCGGGCCGCACCCAGACCCTGTCGCTGGCCATCTATTCCGCGTTTCAGGCCGGGGACGACGCACAGGCGCTGGCGCTGGTCATCGCCACCTCGCTCTTGTGCATGGGCGTGCTTATCCTGGCGGACAAACTGGCCAGCGGCGGCCTTTCCTTCGGCAGGGGGGCGTGA
- a CDS encoding desulfoferrodoxin, translating to MPNMLEVYKCVHCGNIVEVMHGGGSDLVCCGEPMKFMKEGTSDGAKEKHVPVIEKTATGYKVKVGSVAHPMEETHWIEWIELIADGRSYTKFLKPGDAPEAEFCIQATEVSAREYCNLHGHWKA from the coding sequence GTGCCGAACATGCTCGAAGTCTACAAGTGCGTTCACTGTGGCAACATCGTGGAAGTCATGCACGGCGGCGGCAGCGACCTGGTCTGCTGCGGCGAACCCATGAAGTTCATGAAGGAAGGCACCAGCGACGGCGCCAAGGAAAAGCACGTGCCGGTCATCGAAAAGACCGCCACCGGCTACAAGGTGAAGGTCGGCTCCGTGGCCCACCCCATGGAGGAAACCCACTGGATCGAGTGGATCGAACTCATCGCCGACGGCCGCAGCTACACGAAATTCCTGAAGCCCGGCGATGCCCCCGAGGCCGAATTCTGCATCCAGGCCACCGAAGTTTCCGCCCGCGAATACTGCAACCTGCACGGGCACTGGAAGGCGTAA
- the cydB gene encoding cytochrome d ubiquinol oxidase subunit II: MLETIWFVLWGLLWAVYFVLDGFDFGMGTLLPFAARNEAERRTIYNAAGPFWDGNEVWLITAGGVTFAAFPKAYAVMFSALYAPLLLLLFALIFRAVSFEFRNKIDSPRWRKVWDAFQFLGNFVPALLFGVAFANLFMGIPIDGDGVYHGNLLKLLNLYGLLGGVFFVLMFALHGALWMSIKSTGELHDRAVALARGVWPLLLCAALAFLAATAVYTNLYVNYMKLPPLLVFPILAVASLLTTRFFIASNSVGMAWVCNAVFIVCVTFFGVFGMYPALLPSSMDPAFSVTIANGASSPLTLKIMLTVVVIFVPIVLAYQAWVYSVFTHKITDEDLEDEHAY; encoded by the coding sequence ATGTTGGAGACAATCTGGTTCGTCCTGTGGGGCCTGTTGTGGGCCGTATACTTCGTCCTTGACGGCTTCGACTTCGGCATGGGCACCCTGCTGCCCTTCGCCGCGCGCAACGAAGCCGAGCGCCGTACCATCTACAATGCCGCCGGTCCGTTCTGGGACGGCAACGAGGTGTGGCTGATCACCGCGGGCGGCGTCACCTTCGCCGCGTTCCCCAAGGCGTACGCGGTGATGTTCAGCGCGCTGTACGCGCCGCTGCTGCTGCTGCTCTTCGCGCTGATCTTCCGCGCGGTGTCCTTCGAGTTCCGCAACAAGATCGACAGCCCCCGCTGGCGCAAGGTGTGGGACGCCTTCCAGTTTCTGGGCAACTTCGTGCCCGCGCTGCTGTTCGGCGTGGCCTTCGCCAACCTGTTCATGGGCATCCCCATCGACGGCGACGGCGTGTACCATGGCAACCTGCTGAAGCTGCTGAACCTGTACGGCCTGCTGGGCGGCGTGTTCTTCGTGCTGATGTTCGCCCTGCACGGCGCACTGTGGATGAGCATCAAATCCACGGGCGAACTGCACGACAGGGCCGTGGCCCTGGCTCGCGGCGTCTGGCCGCTGCTGCTGTGCGCCGCGCTGGCCTTTCTGGCGGCCACCGCCGTGTACACCAACCTGTACGTCAACTACATGAAGCTGCCGCCGCTGCTGGTGTTCCCCATTCTGGCCGTGGCCTCGCTGCTGACCACCCGGTTCTTCATCGCCTCCAACTCGGTGGGCATGGCCTGGGTGTGCAACGCGGTGTTCATCGTGTGCGTGACCTTCTTCGGGGTGTTCGGGATGTACCCGGCGCTGCTGCCGTCCAGCATGGACCCGGCCTTCAGCGTCACCATCGCCAACGGCGCTTCCAGCCCGCTGACGCTGAAGATCATGCTCACCGTGGTGGTGATCTTCGTGCCCATCGTGCTGGCGTACCAGGCGTGGGTGTATTCGGTGTTCACCCACAAGATCACGGACGAGGATCTGGAAGACGAGCACGCCTACTAG
- the rd gene encoding rubredoxin, with amino-acid sequence MKKYVCTVCGYEYDPAEGDPDNGVKPGTAFEDVPADWVCPICGAPKSEFEPA; translated from the coding sequence ATGAAGAAGTACGTCTGCACCGTTTGCGGCTACGAGTACGATCCCGCCGAAGGCGACCCCGACAACGGCGTGAAGCCCGGCACCGCCTTTGAAGACGTGCCCGCCGACTGGGTGTGCCCCATCTGCGGCGCGCCCAAGTCGGAATTCGAACCCGCCTAG
- a CDS encoding ATP-binding cassette domain-containing protein, translating into MIDVSITHRLPPARGGKGKGFKIDVSFATEDRTLVLFGHSGSGKTLTLQAIAGLMHPREGRIVINGATLLDTAAGIDIPARDRGIGYVFQDYALFPHLSVRKNVEFGLGAGHRASVAGNGNASMADGKSDRQRVNELLELFEIDHVAHNLPGNISGGQRQRTALARALATNPRALLLDEPFSALDPLLRVRMRKEFTRLFAHFDIPAIIITHDPDDVDAFADTLVLYEDGRIRHRLNFRELRAEGKPALGLLMALMG; encoded by the coding sequence ATGATAGACGTTTCCATCACCCACCGCCTGCCCCCGGCCCGTGGAGGCAAGGGCAAGGGCTTCAAGATCGACGTGTCCTTCGCCACCGAGGACCGCACCCTTGTCCTGTTCGGCCATTCCGGCTCGGGCAAGACCCTGACCCTGCAAGCCATTGCCGGGTTGATGCACCCGCGCGAGGGGCGCATCGTCATCAACGGCGCCACCCTGCTGGACACGGCGGCGGGCATCGACATTCCCGCGCGCGACAGGGGCATCGGCTACGTGTTTCAGGACTACGCCCTGTTTCCGCATCTTTCGGTGCGCAAGAACGTGGAATTCGGCCTGGGTGCCGGGCACCGGGCCAGCGTTGCCGGGAATGGGAACGCCTCCATGGCCGACGGCAAAAGCGACAGGCAGCGCGTGAACGAGTTGCTGGAACTGTTCGAGATAGACCATGTGGCGCACAACCTGCCGGGCAACATTTCCGGCGGGCAGCGCCAGCGCACCGCGCTGGCCCGCGCCCTGGCCACCAACCCGCGCGCTCTCTTGCTGGACGAACCGTTCTCTGCCCTGGACCCGCTGCTGCGGGTGCGCATGCGCAAGGAATTCACCCGGCTGTTCGCGCACTTCGACATACCGGCCATCATCATCACCCATGACCCGGACGATGTGGACGCCTTTGCCGACACCCTGGTGCTGTACGAAGATGGCCGCATCCGCCACCGCCTGAACTTCCGCGAACTGCGGGCAGAGGGAAAACCGGCGCTGGGTTTGCTCATGGCCCTGATGGGCTGA
- a CDS encoding FprA family A-type flavoprotein — protein sequence MHALEIKKDIHWVGVVDHNSRDFHGYSLSPQGTTYNAYVVMDEKVTLFDTVKHECLPTLLCRLSQVVEPEKVDYIVCNHLEPDHAGALAEMVARCKPEKIFCSPMGLKAMEAHFDITGWPVQVVKTGDSISLGKRTVTFVETRMLHWPDSMVSYIPEDKLLICNDAFGQNIASTERYADEIDRSALLHAMKEYYHNIVLPFSPIVLKTLDAIAEMKLDIDMLAPDHGLIFRGHDEVRFAFDTYRRYAEQKPQKRAVIVYDTMWHSTEKMAHAIADGLEAGGVPTRVMWLKANHHSAVMTELADCGAVIVGSPTHNNGILPEVAKMLTYMKGLRPLNRIGAAFGSFGWSGESVKAITEWLDSMGMELPAEPVKVKHVPTHDTYAKCFELGKAVAAALTAKCEG from the coding sequence ATGCACGCCCTTGAAATAAAGAAGGACATCCACTGGGTCGGCGTTGTCGACCACAACAGCCGCGACTTCCACGGCTACTCCCTGTCGCCGCAGGGCACCACGTACAACGCCTACGTGGTCATGGACGAAAAGGTCACCCTGTTCGACACGGTGAAGCACGAATGCCTGCCCACCCTGCTCTGCCGCCTGTCCCAGGTGGTGGAGCCCGAAAAGGTCGACTACATCGTCTGCAACCATCTGGAGCCCGACCACGCCGGCGCCCTGGCCGAAATGGTGGCCCGCTGCAAGCCCGAAAAGATCTTCTGCTCGCCCATGGGCCTGAAGGCCATGGAAGCCCACTTCGACATCACCGGCTGGCCCGTGCAGGTGGTGAAGACGGGCGACTCCATCAGCCTCGGCAAGCGCACCGTAACCTTTGTGGAAACGCGCATGCTGCACTGGCCCGACAGCATGGTGTCGTACATTCCCGAAGACAAGCTGCTGATCTGCAACGATGCCTTTGGCCAGAACATCGCCAGCACCGAACGCTACGCCGACGAGATTGACCGCTCCGCGCTGCTGCACGCCATGAAGGAGTACTACCACAACATCGTACTGCCCTTCTCGCCCATCGTGCTGAAGACGCTGGACGCCATCGCCGAGATGAAGCTGGACATCGACATGCTGGCCCCCGACCACGGGCTGATCTTTCGAGGCCATGACGAAGTGCGGTTCGCCTTCGACACCTACCGCCGCTATGCCGAGCAGAAGCCGCAGAAGCGCGCCGTCATCGTGTACGACACCATGTGGCACTCCACCGAAAAGATGGCCCACGCCATCGCCGACGGGCTGGAAGCGGGCGGCGTGCCCACCCGCGTCATGTGGCTGAAGGCCAACCACCACAGCGCGGTGATGACCGAACTGGCCGACTGCGGCGCGGTGATCGTGGGGTCGCCCACCCACAACAACGGCATCCTGCCCGAAGTGGCCAAGATGCTCACCTACATGAAGGGGCTGCGCCCGCTGAACCGCATCGGCGCGGCGTTCGGCTCGTTCGGCTGGTCCGGCGAATCGGTGAAGGCCATCACCGAATGGCTGGACTCCATGGGCATGGAACTGCCCGCCGAACCGGTAAAGGTGAAGCACGTGCCCACCCACGACACCTACGCAAAGTGCTTCGAGCTGGGCAAGGCCGTGGCCGCCGCGCTGACCGCCAAGTGCGAAGGGTAG
- the modA gene encoding molybdate ABC transporter substrate-binding protein, with protein sequence MISGFRPFRTARRVLAALALAALVCAPLAAQAGEITVSAAASLTNAFTDLKGMYEKTHAGSKVQTNFAASGALLKQMQEGAPVDVFASADQVTMDKAVESKLIDVPTRVDFATNSLVLIVPSDSKLAIASVDDLKKANVTRVAVGNPDSVPVGRYTKAALTAAGSWDAISGKAVLAESVRQALDYVARGEVEAGFVYMTDAKIAGEKVKVVATVKGHAPITYPIAILSASKDKTAGAAFIKFVTGPEGSAVLAKYGFGKP encoded by the coding sequence ATGATTTCCGGTTTCCGTCCGTTCCGCACCGCCCGCCGCGTGCTTGCCGCACTGGCTCTGGCTGCGCTGGTCTGCGCTCCCCTGGCCGCCCAGGCCGGTGAGATCACCGTTTCCGCCGCCGCCAGCCTGACCAACGCCTTCACCGACCTGAAGGGCATGTACGAAAAGACGCACGCTGGCAGCAAGGTGCAGACCAACTTCGCCGCGTCCGGCGCGCTGCTGAAGCAGATGCAGGAAGGCGCACCGGTTGACGTGTTCGCCTCCGCCGACCAGGTCACCATGGACAAGGCCGTGGAAAGCAAGCTTATCGACGTGCCCACCCGCGTCGATTTCGCCACCAACAGCCTGGTGCTCATCGTGCCCTCCGACTCCAAGCTTGCCATCGCGTCGGTTGACGACCTGAAGAAGGCCAACGTCACCCGCGTTGCCGTGGGCAACCCCGATTCCGTGCCCGTGGGCCGCTACACCAAGGCCGCGCTGACCGCCGCCGGTTCGTGGGACGCCATTTCCGGCAAGGCCGTGCTGGCCGAAAGCGTGCGCCAGGCCCTGGACTACGTGGCCCGCGGTGAAGTGGAAGCGGGCTTCGTGTACATGACCGACGCCAAGATCGCGGGCGAAAAGGTGAAGGTGGTGGCCACCGTCAAGGGCCACGCCCCCATCACCTACCCCATCGCCATCCTGAGCGCCTCCAAGGACAAGACCGCCGGCGCCGCGTTCATCAAGTTCGTCACCGGCCCCGAAGGGTCGGCCGTGCTCGCCAAGTACGGCTTCGGCAAGCCGTAG
- a CDS encoding cytochrome ubiquinol oxidase subunit I, whose translation MDVVMLSRLQFAVAVFFHFIFVPLTLGLSVLIAVMQTIYYRTGNETYKRMAKFWGKLFLINFTLGVVTGITLEFQFGTNWSRYSEYVGDIFGSLLAIEATMAFFLESTFLAVWVFGWERVSKKVHLFAIWAVAFASNLSGLWIILANGWMQNPVGYVIRNNRAELDNFLTVLSNPYAWGQFFHNLFASWMLAGFFVLGISAWHLLRRNEEDFFNRSFKLAAGFTLVLAILVAVQGHNHGNTVAKLQPAKLAAMESHWETQKSAPMYLLAVPNESAEGNSIQVFGIPGVLSLLAFNDPSAEVKGLKDFPKEDRPPVLLTFLNFRAMVGLGTLFPLLAGAAFLFRNRLQDKQWLLKALPWAIPLPYLAIMAGWAVAEIGRQPWIVYGMMRTTDAVSPVPASSVAVSLLAFGAVYTLLGVLDIYLLRKYARKGPAA comes from the coding sequence ATGGATGTCGTCATGCTGTCACGGCTGCAATTCGCGGTAGCCGTCTTTTTCCATTTCATCTTCGTGCCGCTGACACTGGGCCTTTCGGTGCTCATCGCGGTCATGCAGACCATCTACTACCGCACCGGCAACGAAACCTACAAACGCATGGCCAAGTTCTGGGGCAAGCTGTTCCTGATCAACTTCACCCTGGGTGTGGTCACCGGCATCACCCTGGAATTCCAGTTCGGCACCAACTGGTCCCGCTACTCGGAATACGTGGGCGACATTTTCGGTTCGCTGCTGGCCATTGAAGCCACCATGGCCTTCTTCCTGGAATCCACCTTCCTGGCCGTGTGGGTATTCGGGTGGGAGCGGGTGTCCAAAAAGGTGCACCTGTTCGCCATCTGGGCCGTGGCCTTTGCCTCCAACCTGTCCGGCCTGTGGATCATCCTGGCCAACGGCTGGATGCAGAACCCCGTGGGCTACGTGATCCGCAACAACCGCGCGGAACTGGACAACTTCCTCACCGTGCTCAGCAACCCCTACGCATGGGGCCAGTTCTTCCACAACCTGTTCGCCTCGTGGATGCTGGCGGGCTTCTTCGTGCTGGGCATCTCTGCCTGGCACCTGCTGCGCCGCAACGAAGAAGACTTTTTCAACCGCTCGTTCAAGCTGGCCGCCGGGTTCACCCTGGTGCTGGCCATTCTGGTGGCGGTGCAGGGCCACAACCACGGCAACACCGTGGCCAAGCTGCAACCCGCCAAGCTGGCGGCCATGGAATCGCACTGGGAAACCCAGAAGTCCGCGCCCATGTACCTGCTGGCCGTGCCTAACGAAAGCGCGGAAGGCAATTCCATCCAGGTCTTCGGCATTCCCGGCGTGCTCAGCCTGCTGGCCTTCAACGATCCCTCTGCCGAAGTGAAGGGCCTGAAGGACTTCCCCAAGGAAGACCGACCGCCCGTGCTGCTCACCTTCCTGAACTTCCGCGCGATGGTGGGCCTTGGCACGCTGTTCCCGCTGCTGGCCGGCGCCGCCTTCCTGTTCCGCAACCGCCTGCAGGACAAGCAGTGGCTGCTGAAGGCGCTGCCCTGGGCCATTCCGCTGCCGTACCTGGCCATCATGGCCGGGTGGGCCGTGGCCGAAATAGGCCGCCAGCCGTGGATCGTGTACGGCATGATGCGCACCACCGACGCGGTGTCGCCGGTGCCCGCCTCGTCCGTGGCCGTATCGCTGCTGGCGTTCGGCGCCGTGTACACCCTGCTGGGCGTGCTCGACATCTACCTGCTTCGCAAGTACGCGCGCAAAGGCCCCGCCGCCTAG
- the tsaA gene encoding tRNA (N6-threonylcarbamoyladenosine(37)-N6)-methyltransferase TrmO, whose product MLLASALPAVLVPVLLAALTALAVLLAFEAGCAPRGNAHDGELGLTTGRGAAMRLRLRELCGGPLALMLAGLGVPLLWPEPEAGVALLATATALHLLRGPATAHAAPCQTERPGFPHISYAPVAHMRTPFTDVRGMPIQPVGAHGVAGSIEVLPEFAEGLADIEGFSHLLVIYHLHECKGFTLRVKPFLDNDEHGVFATRSPRRPNPIGISVLRLTGITGNRLHVENVDMLDGTPVLDIKPYVPTFDVWDADRTGWFATVADNAVQCRADDRFVPAETSQPPTGGAS is encoded by the coding sequence ATGCTCCTCGCTTCCGCCCTGCCCGCCGTGCTTGTCCCCGTGCTGCTGGCCGCCCTGACCGCCCTGGCCGTGCTGCTGGCCTTCGAGGCCGGATGCGCGCCGCGCGGCAACGCCCATGACGGCGAACTGGGGCTGACAACGGGACGCGGCGCGGCCATGCGCCTGCGATTGCGCGAACTGTGCGGCGGCCCGCTGGCCCTGATGCTGGCCGGACTGGGAGTGCCCCTGCTGTGGCCGGAACCGGAAGCCGGGGTGGCCCTGCTGGCCACGGCCACGGCGCTGCATCTGCTGCGCGGGCCTGCCACCGCCCATGCCGCCCCCTGCCAGACGGAACGACCAGGATTTCCGCATATTTCCTACGCCCCGGTGGCCCACATGCGCACCCCGTTCACCGACGTGCGCGGCATGCCCATCCAGCCCGTGGGGGCGCATGGCGTGGCGGGCAGCATCGAGGTATTGCCCGAATTCGCCGAGGGCCTTGCCGACATCGAAGGCTTCTCGCACCTCCTGGTCATCTATCATCTGCACGAATGCAAGGGCTTCACCCTGCGTGTGAAGCCTTTTCTGGACAACGACGAGCACGGCGTGTTCGCCACCCGCTCGCCGCGCAGGCCCAACCCCATCGGCATTTCCGTCCTGCGGCTTACCGGCATCACCGGCAACCGGCTGCACGTGGAAAACGTGGATATGCTGGACGGCACCCCGGTGCTGGACATCAAGCCCTACGTCCCCACCTTCGACGTCTGGGACGCCGACAGGACGGGCTGGTTCGCCACCGTGGCGGACAACGCCGTGCAGTGCAGGGCCGACGACCGCTTCGTCCCCGCAGAAACCTCGCAACCCCCAACAGGAGGCGCCTCATGA